The Pyrenophora tritici-repentis strain M4 chromosome 2, whole genome shotgun sequence genome window below encodes:
- a CDS encoding 3' -5' exonuclease helicase — MAEDNSRIRQTSAALHVKHPWNTMAQRADGLQRVGLWNPAQGLRFATTAAIEKQRPDPPPGDAKSMPQHEAEAPEILETEIHTVYTGSGTTYDVQASAGDDTHSAASHATQSNESSQDIETDSVALGEEVEQEPAAQDVEEDADDYIPLAYQIPEDKLRAAMLAAPNTRASFWSAKLYEGPDGEQLQTHYCKTFDVAERVAQYFLQEKVVGFDIEWKPRGNPCSIKQNVSLVQLACENRIALFHLALFPGKKVEKLMPPSLKAVLESPNIYKVGVAVKGDFTRLEKYLGIQPQGVFELSRLHNLVEWHDVDPSKISKKLVGLAAQVHQHLQLPLYKGEQLDDDPEGTASVRESDWSLPLSLEQIHYAAADAYAGYRLYYMLEWKRTRLRPTPPPIPLCDYDNKPDPNKVKIPRKKTKATTKSEDVKTAQESSVDAAREEQEGEGKGEGYETASEELIDSHQLEGTSSSASSKEVQETGESYFGAEYTESERVRGIGSDMEISSSSKRIGRVKLSMLTSTDPEYPTLPQASQEEATESMSTEAFKDDASKDGNGDVSFRSQLSDSFDASEDAYDDPELEEALGYMTLDDSGKLTEDAKSSAAEHTKPPESNANVAEMSDLKPISLELQEVAETMRLVPASVAGLAEEPCQVSEYDTATTWAQGYVRSTIPSPSSTAPSRIRATVPHLRAYHLWHHQKRSIEDIRRVLRDPPMSSTTVTNYILQAVVLEKLEYEEKSLKGVMLMMSSGMRKGRWRGLAEEVGALE; from the coding sequence ATGGCCGAAGACAACAGTCGAATACGGCAGACGTCGGCCGCACTACACGTCAAACACCCCTGGAATACCATGGCTCAGAGAGCTGATGGCTTGCAGCGAGTTGGATTGTGGAACCCAGCCCAAGGATTGCGTTTTGCGACCACGGCGGCCATAGAGAAACAGCGACCAGACCCGCCTCCTGGAGATGCGAAGTCCATGCCCCAGCACGAGGCTGAAGCGCCCGAGATACTCGAAACTGAGATTCATACTGTATACACTGGTAGTGGGACTACCTATGACGTGCAAGCCAGCGCCGGAGACGATACCCATTCAGCGGCAAGCCATGCGACACAGAGCAATGAGTCTTCACAAGATATAGAAACCGACAGTGTCGCACTTGGAGAAGAGGTTGAACAAGAGCCTGCTGCTCAAGATGTCGAAGAAGATGCAGATGATTACATACCGCTTGCTTACCAGATTCCCGAAGACAAACTGCGCGCTGCAATGCTAGCCGCCCCCAATACCCGAGCCAGTTTTTGGAGTGCGAAGCTGTATGAAGGGCCGGATGGGGAGCAGCTTCAGACACACTATTGCAAGACGTTCGACGTTGCTGAAAGGGTTGCCCAGTACTTCCTGCAAGAGAAGGTTGTGGGCTTTGATATTGAGTGGAAGCCGCGTGGTAATCCATGCTCAATCAAGCAAAATGTTTCGCTAGTTCAGCTTGCATGCGAGAACCGTATCGCCCTCTTCCACTTGGCGCTGTTTCCTGGTAAGAAGGTCGAAAAGCTGATGCCACCTAGCCTCAAGGCTGTTCTAGAATCGCCGAACATTTACAAGGTAGGCGTAGCTGTCAAAGGTGACTTCACCCGCTTAGAGAAGTATCTTGGAATCCAACCTCAGGGCGTCTTCGAGCTGAGCCGCTTACACAATCTGGTTGAGTGGCACGACGTGGACCCTAGTAAGATCAGCAAAAAGCTCGTAGGCCTTGCTGCACAGGTGCACCAACACCTTCAACTGCCCTTATACAAAGGGGAGCAATTAGACGACGACCCAGAAGGGACGGCTAGTGTTCGCGAGAGCGATTGGTCTCTCCCTTTGAGTTTGGAACAGATACACTACGCAGCTGCTGATGCATATGCGGGCTATCGCCTCTATTACATGCTTGAATGGAAAAGGACAAGGTTAAGACCGACTCCTCCGCCCATACCGCTTTGCGACTATGACAACAAGCCTGACCCCAATAAAGTCAAGATACCTCGCAAGAAGACCAAGGCGACTACTAAGTCTGAAGACGTGAAAACTGCTCAGGAATCGTCAGTCGATGCTGCGAGAGAAGAGCAAGAGGGTGAGGGGAAAGGCGAAGGCTATGAAACGGCATCAGAAGAGCTCATCGATAGCCATCAACTGGAGGGTACGTCATCTTCAGCATCATCCAAAGAAGTCCAAGAAACGGGGGAGTCTTACTTCGGTGCGGAATACACCGAGAGTGAAAGGGTGAGGGGTATAGGATCTGACATGGAAATTTCTTCATCAAGCAAGCGAATCGGTCGGGTGAAGCTTTCCATGCTCACAAGCACTGATCCGGAATACCCTACGCTGCCACAGGCATCGCAAGAGGAAGCTACGGAGTCAATGTCAACCGAAGCCTTCAAGGATGATGCCAGTAAAGACGGAAATGGCGATGTTTCATTCCGCTCACAGCTGTCAGACTCTTTCGACGCTAGCGAAGATGCATACGATGACCCGGAGCTTGAGGAGGCGCTTGGGTACATGACCCTCGATGACAGCGGGAAGTTGACAGAAGATGCCAAGAGCTCGGCGGCAGAGCATACTAAGCCACCGGAGAGCAACGCCAACGTGGCTGAGATGTCGGACTTGAAGCCCATTTCTCTCGAGCTTCAAGAAGTCGCTGAAACAATGCGGCTGGTACCCGCATCTGTCGCCGGCTTGGCAGAAGAGCCATGTCAAGTGTCGGAATATGATACGGCAACCACATGGGCCCAAGGATATGTTCGAAGTACAATTCCATCCCCTAGCTCGACGGCACCTTCTCGAATCCGCGCCACAGTGCCACATCTCCGCGCCTACCACTTATGGCATCATCAAAAGCGATCGATTGAAGACATCAGACGGGTGTTGAGAGATCCACCCATGTCAAGCACTACGGTCACAAATTATATCTTGCAGGCAGTCGTGTTGGAGAAGCTGGAATACGAAGAAAAATCGCTCAAAGGCGTGATGCTGATGATGTCATCAGGTATGAGAAAGGGACGATGGAGGGGACTGGCAGAGGAAGTTGGTGCCCTGGAATGA
- a CDS encoding WD40 repeat protein, translating into MDVDAAETKVQIRLTTRDSSLQISEEPNVLLVQTSLTRHKLSTLVNELLHRGDETRIPFDILINGEFLRTTIDEFLTKNGINAESTLDVEYTRALVPPLNVTSFEHDDWVSAVDVLSGVQSGQERILSASYDGLVRVWNTSGDVLATSEAPNNGGRITSLKTAKWLSEKKMVAAGLDNNVRVYKYDDDARTIITALELVNHRWGVEDVAVHAPSNRILSASSDTTISLFSSNAKENPVAPANLLPSSSAASNKRQKLSKPDRTVPARGALATFTGHSSPVSSVIFKPDDATVAYSASHDHTLKTWDLPTSTCVDTRTTGHSLLSLCAIPSRNLLATGTSARHITLIDPRASATQISVMTLRGHKNGVVSLDTDPSSEHNLASASHDGTVQIWDLRNVSTGSQIGEGMQGESVYTIYRQGRDTSKSHGEGTKVFSVRWDRAVGIVSGGEDKRVQINRALGS; encoded by the exons ATGGACGTCGACGCAGCAGAGACCAAGGTGCAGATCCGCTTGACCACGCGCGATTCGAGTTTGCAGATTTCGGAGGAGCCGAATGTTCTGCTTGTACAGACGT CTCTGACGCGCCACAAGCTCTCGACACTCGTAAACGAGCTGCTGCACCGCGGCGATGAAACTCGTATACCATTCGACATACTTATCAATGGCGAATTTCTACGAACGACTATCGACGAGTTCCTCACCAAGAACGGCATCAATGCTGAATCGACGCTAGATGTGGAGTACACAAGAGCGTTGGTGCCACCGCTGAACGTTACTAGCTTCGAGCATGACGATTGGGTGTCTGCGGTAGATGTTTTGTCAGGGGTACAAAGTGGGCAGGAAAGAATATTGAGCGCAAGTTACGACGGCCTGGTCAGGGTATGGAACACTTCTGGCGACGTACTGGCGACTTCGGAGGCTCCCAACAATGGAGGCCGGATAACCAGCCTAAAGACGGCCAAGTGGTTATCTGAGAAAAAGATGGTAGCTGCGGGTCTGGACAACAATGTTCGCGTTTACAAGTACGACGACGATGCGAGAACCATTATAACTGCTCTGGAACTCGTCAACCACCGCTGGGGTGTAGAAGATGTCGCAGTACACGCCCCTTCCAACCGTATCCTCTCTGCATCCTCTGATACCACCATTTCGCTCTTCTCAAGCAACGCCAAAGAGAACCCGGTCGCGCCAGCAAACCTCCTCCCAAGCTCCTCGGCTGCCTCGAACAAGCGGCAAAAGCTCTCGAAACCAGATCGTACTGTTCCCGCGCGCGGAGCATTGGCGACATTTACCGGTCACAGCTCGCCAGTATCCAGCGTCATTTTCAAGCCGGATGATGCTACCGTCGCCTACTCTGCATCGCACGACCACACGCTCAAGACGTGGGATCTCCCTACCTCAACTTGCGTCGACACGCGAACAACCGGTCACTCCCTCCTCTCTCTATGCGCTATTCCCTCGCGGAACCTGCTCGCAACAGGCACGTCAGCACGACACATTACGCTGATTGATCCCCGCGCGTCGGCGACGCAAATCAGTGTCATGACACTCCGCGGGCACAAGAACGGTGTCGTCTCCTTGGATACCGATCCATCTTCGGAACACAACCTGGCGTCTGCTTCGCACGATGGTACGGTTCAGATCTGGGATCTTAGGAACGTTAGCACAGGAAGTCAGATTGGAGAGGGTATGCAGGGCGAAAGCGTATACACAATCTACAGACAAGGACGTGATACTTCAAAGAGCCATGGCGAGGGCACAAAGGTGTTTAGTGTGCGGTGGGATCGCGCTGTGGGTATTGTGTCTGGTGGTGAGGATAAGCGCGTGCAGATTAATCGCGCGCTGGGATCGTGA
- a CDS encoding Tymo-45kd-70kd domain containing protein, translated as MPSQVSDAQLGDALLQTVAYKRPPQDEDVASAAVPSSALPKLLEVVHKAREDTKDEVRRLSREAAPDVDGWIAQARKLQDDIKRSQDTAKEIVQQAKAGAEVTARVQDAASKVSLLHSEIAYNESLSQAVEQLRDISTLLDSAQNAAVNGHVIHAINTLEDADGAFKRLGPFTTTRVVGVLKNKEETLKKAIVETVTDSWNGLVSVDNTNHKISLHQSIQREATIDINTTVEALTKLDLLDNFVNRLSRDLDRIIISPRLSMGADRVMFAFDIQGDDIKRAGSVSQASIESTLKDIDLIAEYLSTRLPPSIAVPLSSKVVPIIASRLVSNQLLPAVPLSTKDIPQFQESLSYVLGLVESLDELGWSGQHRLSEWVDKSAEIWLAKQKEAAISRVQTLFLKKVLEKKTVERVETQVISKGDALHAGGDQEDDWGADWDEEAETPKEEKESIEEEDMSAWGEEVEVTIEEPNVEDVKEKPVDTEDGDDWGADWDDEADTKAVESPSSPQKSAPQMSSKEKSVATKPSADQEVTLRETYTVTAIPDAIMEIILQVIADVEALNSPGLVKSAISPASGGLYVIPSLLLAMYRATAVMHYSKDIASNMLIYNDCQRLSDRLRLFLQEQSDKDKNSTLPQHLQPSKRLKPLLEADIKSIDGFGKRAYGREMESQRQIIRDHLEDAQGFQDCTNVPFATVCDDAIATTIDRIGDVKRQWQKVLSHSALLQSLGSLVSAALMKFINDVEDKADIAEDESRKLHGYCVSLATLAQHFQTEDGNGEVRDMAGIYTPNWFKFQYLSEILDSSLADIKYFWTDGELKLEMEAEEVIGLIEALFAPSEHRRKAIAQIRSTSMQ; from the exons ATGCCGTCGCAAGTTTCAGATGCGCAGCTAGGTGATGCGCTGCTCCAAACAGTCGCATACAAGAGGCCTCCCCAGGACGAAGATGTGGCCTCCGCTGCAGTACCCTCCAGCGCCCTCCCCAAGCTACTAGAGGTGGTCCATAAGGCGCGAGAAGATACAAAA GACGAAGTGCGCAGGCTCTCGCGAGAAGCCGCACCCGACGTCGATGGCTGGATCGCCCAAGCGCGTAAGCTGCAGGACGACATCAAACGCTCGCAAGATACCGCAAAGGAGATTGTACAGCAAGCCAAGGCAGGCGCGGAAGTTACGGCACGTGTCCAGGATGCCGCAAGCAAGGTCAGCCTGCTGCATTCCGAGATTGCCTACAATGAGAGTTTGTCACAAGCTGTGGAGCAGCTGAGAGACATCTCAACCTTGCTGGACTCTGCTCAGAATGCCGCTGTGAACGGTCATGTCATACATGCCATAAATACCTTGGAAGACGCAGATGGCGCCTTCAAGAGACTCGGACCTTTTACAACCACCAGGGTTGTGGGTGTGCTGAAGAACAAAGAGGAGACGCTGAAGAAGGCAATTGTAGAGACTGTGACAGATTCATGGAATGGACTGGTCTCGGTCGACAACACTAACCACAAAATCTCGCTGCATCAATCCATCCAACGGGAAGCTACAATCGATATCAATACAACCGTTGAAGCCCTTACGAAGCTAGACCTCCTTGACAACTTTGTCAACCGCCTGAGCCGCGATCTCGACAGAATCATAATTTCCCCCCGCCTTTCCATGGGCGCCGACCGGGTTATGTTTGCTTTCGATATTCAAGGGGATGACATCAAACGTGCTGGTTCGGTGAGCCAGGCTAGTATAGAGTCTACACTGAAAGACATTGATTTAATCGCGGAGTATCTGAGTACGCGACTACCGCCTAGTATTGCCGTCCCGCTCTCGTCCAAAGTCGTCCCGATCATCGCGTCTCGCCTGGTATCGAATCAGCTTTTGCCTGCCGTACCGCTTTCAACAAAGGACATACCACAGTTCCAGGAATCGCTTTCATATGTCCTGGGGCTTGTCGAATCTCTTGACGAGCTTGGCTGGTCTGGCCAGCATCGCCTCTCAGAATGGGTCGATAAATCTGCCGAAATATGGTTAGCTAAACAGAAAGAAGCCGCGATTTCCAGAGTGCAAACACTGTTCCTAAAGAAGGTTCTGGAGAAGAAGACTGTGGAGAGAGTCGAGACGCAGGTCATCTCGAAGGGTGACGCACTTCATGCTGGTGGCGATCAGGAGGACGATTGGGGTGCTGACTGGGATGAAGAAGCCGAGACACCCAAGGAGGAGAAAGAGAGTATTGAGGAAGAAGACATGAGCGCATGGGGTGAAGAGGTTGAAGTGACGATTGAAGAACCGAACGTGGAGGATGTTAAGGAAAAGCCAGTCGACACAGAGGATGGGGACGACTGGGGTGCCGACTGGGACGATGAAGCTGATACCAAAGCGGTCGAGAGTCCGAGTTCCCCACAGAAATCAGCACCGCAAATGTCTTCAAAGGAAAAGTCGGTCGCTACAAAACCGTCGGCCGACCAAGAGGTTACACTGCGCGAAACATACACAGTCACCGCCATCCCAGATGCGATCATGGAAATCATTCTACAAGTTATCGCAGACGTCGAGGCTTTAAACTCGCCGGGCCTCGTCAAGTCAGCAATTTCACCCGCAAGTGGAGGCCTCTATGTCATTCCCAGCCTTCTGCTTGCCATGTACCGAGCGACCGCTGTTATGCATTATTCCAAGGACATTGCGAGTAATATGCTCATCTACAACGACTGCCAGCGACTTTCAGATCGATTACGACTCTTTCTACAAGAACAGAGTGATAAGGACAAAAACTCTACCTTGCCGCAACATCTACAACCTTCAAAGCGTCTAAAGCCGCTGCTCGAGGCTGACATCAAGTCTATCGATGGATTTGGCAAACGCGCCTACGGACGGGAGATGGAATCGCAACGGCAGATCATAAGGGACCATCTAGAAGATGCACAAGGGTTTCAAGACTGTACCAATGTTCCTTTTGCTACGGTATGCGACGACGCCATTGCCACAACAATTGACAGGATAGGCGATGTGAAGCGACAGTGGCAAAAGGTTCTTTCCCACAGTGCCTTGCTCCAGTCGCTTGGCTCGCTAGTTTCGGCCGCTCTTATGAAATTTATCAACGACGTAGAGGATAAGGCGGACATCGCAGAAGATGAATCCCGGAAACTACACGGGTATTGCGTTTCGCTCGCTACACTAGCCCAACACTTCCAAACCGAAGATGGTAATGGAGAAGTAAGAGATATGGCCGGTATATATACGCCCAACTGGTTCAAATTCCAGTATCTTAGCGAGATTCTGGATAGTAGTCTCGCAGATATCAAGTACTTCTGGACTGATGGTGAGCTGAAGTTGGAGATGGAAGCGGAGGAAGTGATCGGTCTGATAGAGGCTCTGTTTGCGCCCAGCGAGCACCGGAGGAAAGCTATCGCTCAGATTAGGAGCACAAGTATGCAGTGA
- a CDS encoding phosphomannomutase 2, with product MAATLAVYPPLDQRPVKNTVILFDVDDTLTKPRQLVKPEMLQLLSELRHKCAIGFVGGSNLAKQQEQLGGPVDVTSLFDFCFAENGLTAVRMGEVLASQSFIAWIGEEKYKSLTKWILHYIADLDIPIKRGTFIEFRNGMINVSPIGRNASTEERNEYQKYDLEHKVRETMVAKLKEAFPDYGLTYSIGGQISFDVFPIGWDKTYCLRHLEAESKNGLVYDKIHFFGDKAYEGGNDWEIYSDKRTIGHKVKNPEDTYAQLQELMKTL from the exons ATGGCCGCTACTCTTGCTGTTTACCCTCCGCTCGACCAGCGCCCGGTCAAGAACACCGTCATCCTCTTCGATGTCGACGATACGCTCACAAAGCCCCGCCAG CTTGTTAAGCCCGAGATGTTGCAACTGCTATCGGAGCTCCGTCACAAATGTGCCATTGGCTTCGTGGGCGGGTCCAACCTCGCAaagcagcaggagcagctCGGTGGACCCGTTGACGTTACCTCGTTGTTTGACTTTTGCTTTGCCGAGAATGGCCTCACTGCAGTCCGCATGGGCGAGGTACTTGCCAGCCAGAGCTTCATCGCCTGGATTGGTGAAGAAAAGTACAAGTCGCTTACTAAGTG GATCCTTCACTACATCGCCGACCTCGACATACCCATCAAGCGCGGTACCTTTATCGAATTCCGTAATGGCATGATCAACGTCTCCCCTATCGGCCGTAACGCGTCCACAGAAGAGCGAAACGAATACCAAAAGTACGATCTTGAGCACAAGGTCAGGGAAACCATGGTCGCAAAGCTCAAGGAGGCTTTCCCCGACTATGGCCTCACCTACTCGATTGGCGGCCAAATATCCTTCGACGTCTTCCCCATTGGCTGGGACAAGACCTACTGCTTGCGACACCTTGAGGCGGAGAGCAAGAACGGGCTAGTCTACGACAAGATTCACTTCTTCGGCGACAAGGCTTATGAGGGTGGCAACGACTGGGAGATCTACAGCGATAAGCGGACTATCGGACACAAGGTCAAGAACCCGGAGGATACCTATGCACAGCTCCAGGAATTGATGAAGACCTTGTAG
- a CDS encoding U6 snRNA-associated Sm protein LSm5, which produces MVLEDVTEMYRQPLIAINMDFVTNADGSDPAEGNIKLPKILLNGNNICMMVPGGDGTTVLEDE; this is translated from the exons ATGGTCCTGGAGGATGTGACTGAAATGTACAGGCAGCCTTTGATTGCTATAAACATGGATTTTGTAACTAACGCGGACGGCAGTGACCCGGCCGAAGGCAACATAAAATTGCCCAAGATTCTTCTCAACGGAAACAACATTTGCATG ATGGTTCCAGGAGGAGATGGCACGACAGTACTGGAGGACGAGTAG
- a CDS encoding GMC oxidoreductase: MKLYALSLALVSSIPLVFASSLSSKASCNLYTNSTSSNNTYDYIVTGSGPGGGTIAVNLARAGHSVLLIEAGSNAVSDIRTQVLSLNDFANTNVSWHFFVKHSDDEERTKRYNLLVWRLQNGDYWIGRDPSLEGHVGAQRLGVFYPRGATVGGSAIINAAVTFLPSDSDWDFFDKGVGDGLWSGELIRKYFEQIEHNNYLEPGTPGHGFTGWLQVNIADRATQAASILRFKVFEAALKVIGKDPSKVLDYLTADPNYLDTKRDVTEGLWALPYHVTTKWKRFSPRDRILEMLNETKADRTQKYPLHLQAESLATKVLFDSCGGNVGKPKAIGVEYLQGKSVYKADPRQSSSTIGTLHQAFARKEVIVSGGTFNSPQILQLSGIGPKALLEKYNIPIVADSPGVGRNLQDNYEIPVYGSAQVNFTAPVDPNEPTCTFGAPGDPCLELWYKGEGPYSRGASNSNAFLIKTPNAVEGERDVLLFGGTGYSFTGFAPNTKQNQTTFSPATFSWSTVKMHPQNTAGYVEIQSADPRDTPEINLNYFATGGDTDMQAILDTVAFVRKGFNTTEAPVGPVTSVSPPCPPSDILDTGYCSDVSIDRDWIQDQAFGHHPTSTNKVGPDSDPLAVLDTRLRVKGVSGLRVVDASAFPRCPGAFPAVATFLLSQRATDLVLEDVELW, translated from the exons ATGAAATTATATGCCCTTTCTTTGGCCCTTGTGTCGTCCATACCACTAGTATTCGCCTCGTCCCTGAGTTCGAAGGCTTCCTGTAACCTATACACGAATTCGACGAGCTCAAACAATACTTACGATTATATTGTTACAGGCTCCGGTCCCGGTGGCGGAACAATCGCTGTAAACCTCGCTCGTGCTGGCCATTCCGTCCTCCTGATCGAAGCCGGATCCAACGCCGTTTCCGACATCCGCACACAGGTCCTTTCCCTGAACGATTTTGCCAACACAAATGTGTCTTGGCATTTCTTCGTGAAGCATAGTGATGATGAAGAAAGAACGAAGAGATACAACCTGTTAGTTTGGAGGCTGCAGAATGGTGATT ACTGGATCGGAAGAGATCCGAGCCTTGAAGGGCACGTGGGTGCGCAAAGGCTTGGGGTGTTCTACCCTAGGGGTGCCACGGTGGGAGGGAGTGCCATCATAAATGCCGCGGTAACATTCCTACCCAGTGATAGTGATTGGGACTTCTTCGACAAAGGTGTTGGAGATGGCCTTTGGAG TGGGGAGCTGATCCGCAAATACTTTGAGCAAATTGAGCACAACAATTACCTTGAACCTGGCACTCCGGGCCATGGTTTCACTGGCTGGTTGCAGGTCAACATTGCTGATCGTGCTACCCAGGCCGCTTCCATTCTCCGATTCAAGGTATTCGAGGCGGCTTTGAAGGTTATTGGGAAGGATCCTAGCAAGGTTCTGGATTATCTTACCGCAGATCCGAACTATCTGGATACAAAGCGCGACGTAACAGAGGGGCTATGGGCTCTCCCCTATCATGTAACAACAAAGTGGAAGCGTTTCAGTCCGCGTGATCGGATACTCGAGATGCTGAACGAGACCAAAGCAGATAGAACACAGAAGTACCCGTTACATCTCCAGGCTGAGTCATTGGCTACAAAAGTGCTATTCGATAGTTGCGGTGGTAACGTTGGGAAGCCGAAAGCAATTGGCGTCGAGTATCTGCAAGGCAAATCAGTATACAAGGCAGATCCGCGCCAAAGCTCCTCAACCATAGGTACCCTACACCAAGCCTTCGCACGAAAAGAAGTCATCGTCTCAGGTGGTACTTTCAACTCGCCTCAAATACTCCAACTCTCTGGTATCGGACCTAAAGCCCTCCTCGAGAAGTACAACATTCCCATAGTAGCCGACTCTCCGGGTGTAGGCCGCAATCTTCAAGACAACTACGAAATACCCGTCTACGGCAGCGCCCAAGTAAACTTCACCGCGCCAGTCGACCCCAACGAACCGACATGCACATTTGGTGCGCCTGGTGATCCATGTCTTGAGCTTTGGTACAAAGGCGAAGGACCATATTCTCGCGGCGCTAGCAACTCGAATGCCTTCCTTATCAAGACGCCAAACGCAGTTGAAGGCGAAAGAGACGTCCTCCTGTTCGGCGGAACCGGCTATTCATTCACAGGCTTCGCACCAAACACAAAGCAGAACCAAACAACATTTTCCCCGGCCACCTTCTCCTGGTCAACAGTAAAAATGCACCCCCAGAATACTGCTGGTTACGTAGAGATACAATCAGCCGATCCCCGGGATACACCTGAGATAAACCTGAACTACTTTGCTACGGGAGGAGATACGGATATGCAGGCTATTCTCGACACCGTTGCCTTTGTGCGTAAAGGCTTCAACACGACTGAAGCGCCTGTCGGACCTGTTACCTCCGTCTCTCCTCCCTGTCCTCCTTCAGATATTCTCGACACAGGATACTGTAGTGATGTTTCTATTGATCGGGACTGGATCCAGGACCAAGCGTTTGGTCATCATCCCACAAGCACTAACAAAGTCGGGCCAGACTCTGATCCTTTAGCCGTCTTGGATACGCGCCTGAGGGTCAAGGGCGTGAGTGGATTGAGGGTCGTGGATGCTAGTGCATTTCCGAGATGTCCGGGGGCTTTTCCAGCAGTGGCTACGTTTTTGTTGAGCCAGAGGGCGACGGATTTGGTGCTGGAGGATGTGGAACTGTGGTAG